In a single window of the Nicotiana tomentosiformis chromosome 10, ASM39032v3, whole genome shotgun sequence genome:
- the LOC104107833 gene encoding origin of replication complex subunit 4 isoform X2 — protein sequence MGVENPAEQAQVLLRTRICNPNFIFTLFSDSPDSNYSKLKYIMSSSVTEACNNSVLLLGPRGCGKVPILELVIKDLLQEYPDTICVIKLNGLLHSDDNCALKEIARQLCMEHHLMFSKMASFDDNSQFVLSMLRECGLAHKTIIFVLDEFDLFTQGKQRLLYSLLDAMQSVTSQAVVIGVSCRLDADQLLEKRVRSRFSHRKLLFLPPSQEDLQKILQYALLLPTESELPPQYVTAYNTKLLNTLSDDKFKDIITSLCDSDSTLNHLLRFLFAAVCHMDAKSGFLSLDNFKTALSSIQRQPKLEALKDCSILELYILVCLRRLEVKEQETTNFNSVMKEYKSVHDSFQTSDYYARNVCLRAFEHLLQRQLISLVDNRGHGQSVEFRPVRLLISSYELHQGLKSYRSCPAILHKLIDRGV from the exons ATGGGTGTTGAAAATCCAGCAGAGCAAGCTCAGGTTCTGCTCAGAACCAGGATTTGCAATCCCAATTTCATTTTTACCCTTTTCTCTGATTCCCCTGATAGCAATTACAG CAAATTAAAGTATATAATGTCAAGTTCAGTAACTGAAGCATGTAACAACTCAGTTCTACTTCTTGGCCCTCGTGGTTGTGGAAAAGTTCCG attttggagctggttatcAAGGATTTGCTGCAAGAATATCCTGATACGATCTGTGTG ATTAAACTGAATGGACTCTTGCACAGTGACGATAATTGTGCTTTGAAG GAGATTGCAAGGCAATTATGTATGGAACATCACTTGATGTTCTCAAAAATG GCATCATTTGATGATAACTCCCAGTTTGTATTATCCATGTTAAG GGAGTGCGGGTTGGCACATAAAACCATTATCTTTGTGTTGGACGAGTTTGACCTTTTTACACAG GGTAAACAACGATTACTCTATAGCTTGCTAGATGCAATGCAGTCTGTTACGTCGCAAGCTGTTGTCATTGGTGTGAGTTGCAGATTG GATGCCGATCAACTCTTAGAGAAGAGAGTAAGGTCTCGTTTCTCACATAGAAAGCTGTTGTTTCTACCCCCTTCGCAGGAAGACTTGCAAAA AATTTTGCAGTACGCTTTACTACTGCCAACAGAGTCAGAACTTCCTCCTCAATATGTAACTGCCTATAACACAAAGCTTCTT AATACTTTGTCGGATGACAAATTCAAAGACATCATTACGTCATTATGCGATTCTGATTCAACTTTGAACCATCTATTGAGATTTCT GTTTGCTGCTGTGTGCCATATGGATGCAAAATCTGGATTTTTATCACTTGATAACTTTAAGACAGCACTCTCAAGTATTCAACGGCAACCCAAGTTGGAAGCCTTGAAAG ATTGCTCCATTTTAGAGCTATATATTCTTGTTTGCTTGAGGAGGTTGGAAGTCAAAGAGCAAGAGACGACCAACTTCAATTCAGTAATGAAAG AGTACAAAAGCGTACATGATTCGTTCCAAACAAGTGATTATTATGCACGGAATGTATGCCTCCGG GCATTTGAACATCTTTTACAGCGCCAATTGATCTCTTTGGTTGACAACAGAGGGCACGGCCAATCTGTTGAGTTTCGTCCAGTGAGGCTTTTGATCTCATCATATGAACTACATCAGGGACTAAAATCATACCGTTCATGTCCG GCAATTCTTCATAAACTAATTGACCGTGGAGTTTGA
- the LOC104107834 gene encoding sec-independent protein translocase protein TATC, chloroplastic has protein sequence MGSSSALISNLHLTQTHCFKCINSRTALNINPKRPKLNLSNRKDLKRFNRLVCSAVEDAKEKQREINGANASNLGSAVEDRPDVADGSSESVFKNDESDSDGSIVYDFLYPSKELLPDDKEMTLFDHLEELRQRLFVSVLAVGAAIVGCFAFSKELILILEAPVLAQGVRFLQLGPGEFFFTTLKVSGYSGLLLGAPVILYEIIAFVLPGLTMSERRFLAPIVLGSSVLFYTGIVFSHLVLTPAALNFFVNYAEGAVESFWSIDQYFEFVLVLMFSTGLSFQVPVIQLLLGQTGLVSGDQMLSIWRYVVVGAVVAAAVLTPSTDPLTQMLLAGPLLGLYLGGAWMVKLSGR, from the exons atgggAAGTTCAAGTGCTCTAATCTCAAATCTTCACCTAACTCAAACTCACTGTTTCAAATGCATAAATTCAAGAACTGCTCTAAATATTAACCCCAAAAGACCAAAATTGAATCTTTCTAACAGAAAAGACTTGAAAAGGTTCAATAGACTTGTTTGTTCAGCTGTTGAAGATGCTAAAGAGAAGCAAAGAGAAATTAATGGTGCAAATGCTAGTAATCTTGGTTCAGCTGTTGAAGATAGGCCTg ATGTTGCTGATGGCTCAAGCGAGAGTGTATTTAAGAATGATGAATCAGATAGTGATGGGAGTATTGTTTATGATTTCCTTTACCCTAGTAAAGAGCTCCTACCTGATGATAAAGAAATGACTCTATTCGATCATTTGGAGGAGTTGCGTCAGAGACTCTTTGTGTCTGTTTTGGCCGTTGGTGCTGCTATAGTGGGATGTTTTGCCTTCTCAAAAGAACTTATCTTGATTCTTGAAGCCCCTGTTCTAGCACAAGGTGTTCGATTTTTGCAACTAGGTCCAGGAGAGTTCTTTTTCACTACTTTAAAG GTCTCAGGATATAGTGGCCTTCTTTTAGGGGCTCCCGTGATTCTCTACGAGATCATAGCTTTTGTTCTTCCTGGTTTAACAATGTCAGAAAGAAGATTCCTGGCAccaattgtccttggatcttcaGTACTTTTCTACACCGGCATTGTTTTCTCACACTTGGTTCTCACTCCAGCAGCCTTGAATTTCTTTGTCAATTATGCAGAAGGGGCTGTCGAATCCTTTTGGTCCATTGATCAATACTTTGAATTTGTGCTCGTACTCATGTTCAGCACAGGATTGTCTTTCCAG GTTCCTGTCATTCAACTGCTTCTTGGACAAACTGGTCTGGTGTCGGGAGATCAAATGCTGTCGATTTGGAGATACGTGGTGGTAGGTGCTGTCGTTGCTGCTGCAGTACTCACACCATCAACTGATCCCCTTACCCAAATGCTTCTAGCTGGCCCCCTTTTGGGACTTTACTTGGGTGGAGCGTGGATGGTTAAGCTTTCTGGTCGATAG
- the LOC104107833 gene encoding uncharacterized protein isoform X1: protein MIFYIIYSLFLVLIAFLMCYVVVLLMAPKEDRKDPAWAYSERVCETNKMAIRCLFCDKISSGGIYRQKAHLIGGDPNVASCPKVPSHVKEDLKAFLHKKRELKTQLIHEQELYNLDDDDETEEGDDASSLPPKSQKRGRMQPMSSSCGSTGKTKGPMDCYFSQKSGDKEGKGGNPQIDAKTILRDRAITMFARWMYDAGLPFNCVNYTDTFSAFIEAVGQYGPGMKPRTYHEVRWPYLKKEVAEVNKIVEEHKVKWNKFGCSIMMDKWTARNGKMIINILVNSPKGSLFLESIDASDSSTDSTKMYSLFKSIIDSIGAENVVQVVTDNASENVKADDLMSAGYPHIYWTPCAVHSINLIFGDIFQERPFSSIFNQAIRVHSYIVQRPLLLNMMKRFTKQRSLVKPAKTKFATAFLTLHRMYEQKSNLKKLFVSDEYTNSAYGREARGRESADIILSPSFWNNVVHALKIGGPLVKLLRLVDGEQRPPMGYLYEAIDRANEAIQVLFSDQRKYKRVFEIIDKRWDSKLHSPLHATGLVLNPKLFYDNEERILGDEPLWNGYYECIEKLIPEKSVQDKITEQFSIYRNAEQLFGKKHGD from the coding sequence ATGATTTTTTATATCATTTATAGTTTATTCTTAGTTCTTATTGCCTTTCTTATGTGTTATGTAGTTGTTCTTTTAATGGCACCAAAAGAAGATAGGAAAGATCCGGCTTGGGCTTACTCTGAAAGAGTTTGCGAGACCAACAAGATGGCAATTAGATGTCTTTTTTGTGACAAGATTTCAAGTGGAGGAATCTATCGTCAAAAAGCGCATCTAATCGGCGGTGATCCAAATGTCGCATCTTGTCCTAAAGTTCCGTCGCATGTGAAGGAAGATTTGAAAGCATTCCTTCATAAAAAGAGAGAGTTAAAGACTCAACTGATTCATGAACAAGAACTGTATAATCTTGATGACGATGATGAAACAGAAGAAGGTGACGATGCTTCGTCGCTTCCACCAAAATCACAAAAGCGGGGAAGGATGCAACCAATGTCTTCTAGTTGTGGATCTACTGGCAAGACCAAAGGTCCTATGGATTGTTACTTCTCGCAAAAATCTGGAGATAAGGAAGGAAAAGGTGGTAATCCTCAAATTGATGCCAAAACGATTTTGAGGGATCGTGCAATTACAATGTTTGCGCGGTGGATGTATGATGCAGGTCTTCCTTTTAATTGTGTTAATTATACTGACACTTTTTCTGCTTTTATTGAGGCCGTAGGCCAATATGGTCCAGGAATGAAGCCTCGAACATATCATGAAGTTAGATGGCCATATCTAAAAAAAGAGGTGGCGGAGGTGAACAAAATCGTGGAGGAGCACAAAGTAAAATGGAACAAGTTTGGTTGTTCCATTATGATGGATAAGTGGACGGCGAGAAATGGAAAAATGATCATCAATATCTTAGTGAATTCTCCTAAGGGAAGCCTGTTTCTTGAGTCCATTGATGCAAGCGACTCTTCGACTGATTCAACCAAAATGTACTCTTTGTTCAAGAGTATAATAGACTCTATTGGAGCAGAAAATGTTGTTCAAGTTGTCACGGACAACGCCAGTGAAAATGTTAAAGCTGACGATTTGATGTCTGCTGGGTACCCGCATATTTATTGGACTCCGTGTGCAGTACATTCCATTAATTTGATCTTTGGTGACATTTTCCAGGAAAGACCCTTTAGTTCAATCTTTAATCAGGCAATTAGAGTGCATTCCTATATTGTTCAAAggcctttgttattgaatatgatGAAGAGATTCACTAAACAAAGAAGCTTGGTGAAACCCGCAAAGACAAAATTTGCTACTGCTTTCTTGACTTTGCATAGGATGTATGAGCAAAAAAGCAATTTGAAGAAGTTGTTTGTTTCAGATGAGTACACTAACAGTGCCTATGGAAGGGAAGCTCGAGGGAGAGAATCTGCAGATATTATACTTTCTCCTTCATTCTGGAACAATgtggttcatgcattgaagattggtGGTCCTTTAGTTAAATTGCTTCGTTTGGTGGATGGGGAGCAAAGGCCACCAATGGGCTACCTGTACGAAGCAATAGATAGGGCAAATGAGGCTATTCAAGTCTTGTTTAGTgatcaaagaaaatacaaaagagtCTTTGAGATCATAGATAAAAGGTGGGATAGTAAGCTTCATAGCCCTTTGCATGCAACTGGACTTGTTTTGAACCCGAAACTGTTTTATGACAATGAAGAAAGGATTCTAGGAGATGAACCTTTGTGGAATGGATACTATGAATGTATTGAGAAGTTGATACCTGAAAAATCCGTGCAAGATAAAATAACAGAGCAATTTAGTATTTATAGGAACGCTGAACAACTTTTTGGAAAAAAACATGGCGATTAG